From Chryseotalea sp. WA131a:
AAAGCAGGGTTTACCAAAGTTCCGCAGCCAGTTCTCTTTTGTGGTGATGAAAGTGTAATGGGCGCAAAATTTTATTTGATGAAGCGTGTGAACGGGGTGATTCTTCGCAATCGAGTACCCAAAGGAATGACCATAGAACCCGCAACATTTAATCAGCTGTCGAAAACCGCGATTGATCAACTGGTGCAGCTACATCAACTCGACATAAAATCTACCGGCCTCGCTCAACTTGGAAAACCAGAAGGCTATGTCCAACGTCAGGTGGAGGGATGGACAAAACGCTATGTAAACGCGCAGACCGATGACATTGCCGCCATGAATGAAGCTGCTGAGTGGATGCAGAAAAATATTCCAACGTCTGCCAAATCATCATTCATTCATAATGATTACAAATATGACAACCTTGTCCTTAATCCCGATAACCTGACAGAGATCAAAGCTATATTGGATTGGGAGATGGCCACCGTGGGCGATCCGCTGATGGACTTAGGAACTACGCTCGCATATTGGGCGGAGGCAAATGATTCCGATGCATTGAAGCCGTTCAATCTAACCTGGATGCCTGGCAACATGACGCGAAATGAAATGGCGAATTATTATGCTGAAAAATCGCAAACCAATATTGACGATATTGTATTCTATTATGTATTTGGTAGTTTTAAAGTAGGTGTGATTTGCCAACAAATTTATCATCGGTACAAACAAGGACATACGCAAGATGCTCGTTTTGGATCGTTGATTTATGTGATTAAAGCATGCGCAGACAATGCAAGAAAAGCAATAAGTAATTTGAAGATTTGAAAATTTACTAATTTGAAAATGCTAGGTTCAGACGTGCAGATTCATTTTCAAATTTTCAAATCAACACATTTTCAAGTTTAATTTATGGATATAAAGAAAGTCCTCATCCTCGGTGCTGGCACCTTGGGAACCCGTGTTGGTTTGCAAGCAGCGATTTCGGGTTATACGGTAACGATTTACGACATCCACGAAAGTGCGTTGCAGCAGGCGCAAAAAGTGATGGAGAAAGTATTGCGCTACACTGTTAAAATCAGATTGACCAAAGAAGAAGACAGGCCTGCTATCCTTTCTCGAATAAAATTTACTACTCATCCGCAAGAGGCAGTGCTTGATGCCGATCTGATCAATGAAAGCGTGACGGAAGACATCGCCATCAAAGAAAAAGTGTGGAGGCAATTTGGTGAACTGGCTTCCGCCAAAACTATTTTTACTACCAACACTTCCTACCTATTGCCTTCTCAATTTGCCGCAATCTCCGGCCGGCCAGAAAAATTTTGCGCATTCCATTTCCACGATGTGTTTACCGCAAAAGTGGTGGACATTATGCCGCACCCTGGTACAGATCCTGAATTGATTCCCTTGCTCATGGATTTTGGTAAAAGTCTAAATCAAGTGCCCGTTCTGGTAAAGAAAGAGTCGCCTGGCTACATTTTCAATTTTATGTTGATGGCCTTGATTGGTGCAGCCGGAAAATTAAAGACAAGCGAAGTAGGCAGCATTGAAGACATTGATAAATCGTGGATGGTGAACTTTAATATGCCGATGGGACCGTTCGGTATTTTAGACAATGTAGGACTGGACACCGCTTGGCGCGTGACAAAAGACAGGCCTGATTCATCTTCCAGAGCTTTTGCTGAATTGCTGAAGAGTTACATCGACCAAGGCAAGCTGGGTGAAAAATCGGGGGAGGGGTTTTACAAATATCCAAAT
This genomic window contains:
- a CDS encoding phosphotransferase family protein, which translates into the protein MLDQPSSIRTGEELNQEKLATYLNEHGIAKEVAIQQFPSGYSNLTYLIKTEEEEYVLRRPPFGANIKSAHDMEREFNVLSLLQKAGFTKVPQPVLFCGDESVMGAKFYLMKRVNGVILRNRVPKGMTIEPATFNQLSKTAIDQLVQLHQLDIKSTGLAQLGKPEGYVQRQVEGWTKRYVNAQTDDIAAMNEAAEWMQKNIPTSAKSSFIHNDYKYDNLVLNPDNLTEIKAILDWEMATVGDPLMDLGTTLAYWAEANDSDALKPFNLTWMPGNMTRNEMANYYAEKSQTNIDDIVFYYVFGSFKVGVICQQIYHRYKQGHTQDARFGSLIYVIKACADNARKAISNLKI
- a CDS encoding 3-hydroxyacyl-CoA dehydrogenase; this encodes MDIKKVLILGAGTLGTRVGLQAAISGYTVTIYDIHESALQQAQKVMEKVLRYTVKIRLTKEEDRPAILSRIKFTTHPQEAVLDADLINESVTEDIAIKEKVWRQFGELASAKTIFTTNTSYLLPSQFAAISGRPEKFCAFHFHDVFTAKVVDIMPHPGTDPELIPLLMDFGKSLNQVPVLVKKESPGYIFNFMLMALIGAAGKLKTSEVGSIEDIDKSWMVNFNMPMGPFGILDNVGLDTAWRVTKDRPDSSSRAFAELLKSYIDQGKLGEKSGEGFYKYPNPAYKSF